In Brachybacterium saurashtrense, the genomic stretch TCGACGCGGTGCTCCGGGCCGACGGCGCCTCTCTCGAGGAGATGGCCGCCGACGCCCACCTCTCGCCCTTCCACTTCCAGCGCACGGTGCGGCGCCGTGCGGGGGAGAGCCCCTCGGCCATGCGCCGCCGGGTGCGGCTCGAGCAGGCCGCCTGGTCCCTGCAGCACGGCACCTCGGTGACCGATGCGGCCTTCGCCGCCGGGTACGACTCCGTGGACGGGTTCTCGCGCGCGTTCCGCCGGGCGTACGGCTGCGCCCCGTCGGACCTCCCCTCCCGCGGGGAGCGCGGTCACTGGCTGCCCGCCCCGAACGGCATCCACTTCCACTCCCCGACCGCGCTCTACATCGACGCCGGCCGGGCCCATGAGCACTCCTCCGGCGACGCGCTGATGCTCCTCGTCCAGCACGACCTCGACGACATCGACGCGCTGCTCGCCGTGGCCGCCGAGCTCCCGCAGGAGGCGCTCGGGGCGGTGCGCCTGCCCGGTAGCCGCCCGCGCGGGTTCGACGGACCGGACGAGACGCTCACCCAGGTGATGCGCCATCTCGTGGTGAGCAGGGAGCCGTGGCTGGCGAGCATCGCCGGCGAGGGGGAGCCGGACCTCCGCGGTCCCGACGACCCCGCCTCGCTCCGGGAGCGGCATCGCCTCACCGCACCGTGCTGGCTCGCGATGGTCCGGGACGTCGAGCGTCGAGGGGCCTGGCAGGACGCGATCGTGGATGCGCTGTGCGAGCCGCCCGAATCGTTCCTGCTCTCGCAGATCGTCGCCCACGAGCTCACGTTCTCGACCCACCGCCGCCAGCTCGCGCGCTGGATGCTCGCCGAGGCCGGCGCGGACCTGCGGCTGCCGCACCTGGACCCCGACCCGATCCTCTGGCACCGACGACGCACAGGAGACCAGCCATGACCCGCTACCGCTTCTACACCGCCACCTCGCTGGACGGCTTCCTCGCCGACGAGCACGACAGCCTGGACTGGCTGCTGTCCCAGCCCACGGGGGAGGAGAGCATCCTGCCCTACGACGCTTTCGTCGCCGAGGTGGGGGCGATCATCACGGGCCGCACCACCTACGACTGGGTGCTCGAGCACGACGGCACGGTGGACGGGGCCTGGGTGTACACCCAGCCCACGTTCCTGTTCACCCACCGCCCTCCGGAACCTGCCCGCGAGGGCGTCACCGCCGTCTCCGGTGATCCCGCCGCGCACCGCGCCGCGATCGAGGAGGCCGCCGACGGCAAGGACGTGTGGATCGTCGGCGGCGGCGACCTCGCCGCCGAATGCGCCCGCGCCGGCATGCTCGACGAGGTGTTCGTCTCGATCGCGCCGGTGACGCTCGGCGCAGGACGGCCGCTGATGGGAGGCCAGCTCGACCTGGAGCTGCTCGCCCACGGCACCAACGGCGCGCTCCTCGAGGCGCGGTACCGGGTGCTCGGCGCGCGGGGCTGACCGCGGCGAGGGCGGGACCGACCGGCGCCGCCGGCACCCGACGGGGCGACAGCGCGACCGGCCCGGGGCGAGAATGGGCGCATGACCGACGACGAGCTGATGGGCCTGGCCCTCGACCAGGCCCGCACCGCCGCCGACCGCGAACCGGCCGACGTCCCGATCGGCGCGGTGGTGGTGGGGGCCGACGGGGAGGTGCTCGCCCGCGCCGGCAACCGCCGCGAGGCCGACGAGGACCCCACCGCCCACGCCGAGATCCTCGCCCTGCGCGCCGCCGCCCGCGCCACCGGCCGCTGGAACCTCACCGGGACCACCCTCGCCGTCACCCTCGAGCCGTGCACGATGTGCGCCGGCGCGATCGTGCTCTCCCGCGTCCAGCGCGTCGTCGTCGGCGCCATGGACCCCAAGGCCGGCGCCGCCGGCTCCCTGTACGACCTGGTGCGCGAGCCGCGCCTGAACCATCGGGTGGAGCTCACCACCGGCGTGCGGGAGCAGGAGTGCGGCGACCTGCTGCGCGGCTTCTTCCGTGCGCGGCGGGGCGCCCGGGCGCGCTGAGGGCGGGCCGGGCCCTCGACGGCCTGCGCGCAGGGCCTCGCGCGCCGGCGCCGGGTGCGGCCCACGAGGCGCCGACCGGCCCGTGAGACCGGAGTCCCGGAGCCCGAGACACATCGTAGGGTGAGCGGGCAGTCCCGCGACGGCCCTCAGCTCGTCGCACCGACCGCCGTCCCACCGCCCGATCCCCGCACGCCCTCCGCCGGACCGCCGCCGTCGCCGCTCCGCCCGAGGGATGAGGAGCACCGATGTCCCCGCACCCCACGTCCCGGGCCGCCGCCCCGCCCGGCGCCGTCGTCGCCGAGGACGTCTCCAAGGTCTTCTTCTCCGGCACCGACCCCGTGTGGGCGCTCGAGGACTTCTCCCTGACGCTCGAGCCCGGCTCCTTCACCTGCATCGTGGGCCCCTCGGGCTGCGGGAAATCCACCTTCCTGCGCATCCTCGGCGGGCTCGAGGGGCGCACCGTCGGCACCGTGGCCATGCCGGACGAGGGGCATCGCATCCCCGCCGCCTTCGTGTTCCAGGAGCACGGCGTCTTCCCCTGGATGACGGTGCGGGACAACGTCGCGTTCGGACTGCGCATGACGGGCACCGGTGCGGCCGAGCGGCGACGCACCGCCGACGACTGGCTCTCACGGGTGCGCCTGGCCGACTTCGCGGACTCCTACCCGCACCAGCTCTCCGGCGGCATGCGCCAGCGCGTCGCGATCGCCCGCGCCTTCGCCACCGGCTCCCCGGTGCTGCTCATGGACGAGCCGCTCGGGGCGCTCGACGCCCAGACGCGCATGCTCATGCAGGAGGAGCTCATCGCGCTGTGGGAGGCGGAGCGCAAGACAGTCCTCATGGTCACGCACGACATCGACGAGGCGCTGGTCCTCTCCGATCGGGTGATCGTGATGTCCGGCCGCCCCGGCACGCTGCGCGAGGACATCACCGTGCCCTTCAACCGACCGCGCTCCTTCGAGATCGAGCGCGACCCGGAGTACGGGGCGCTGCGCTCCCGCATCTGGGAGCTGCTGCGCGAGGACGCCCGCCGCGCCGAGGAGACCGCATGAGCACCCGACCCCGCACGCGCCCGAACCCGCGGAGCGCCGTGGCCGACGACGATCGCGCGCAGCGCACCCTGACCGCCGCGCGTGCCCAGCGCGCCCGCGAGCGACGCCTGACCACCCGTGACCTGGTCCTCTCGATCGCCACCCCGATCCTCCTGCTGCTGCTGTGGGAGGTGAGCGCCCGCGCTCTGCTCATCGACCCGCGCTTCTTCCCGCCGCCCACCCGGATCCTCGCCGCCGCCGGCGAGATGCTGCGCACCGGCGAGCTGTGGGAGCACACCGCCCCCACCCTCATGCGCCTCCTCGTCGGCGGTGGGCTCGGTGCGCTCGTGGGCATCGGCGTGGGCCTGCTGATGGGCTCCTCCCGGGCGCTGAACGCCGCGCTCGGCCCCCTCTTCTCGGCGCTCTACCCGCTGCCGAAGATCGCGATCTTCCCCATCCTGCTGATGATCTTCGGCCCCACCGAGCTGCCCAAGATCATCGCCGTGTTCATCACGACGTTCTTCATCATGCAGATCAACACCGTCTCCGGCGTCTGGGCGATCGACCGCAAGCTTCTCGAGGCCGGGACCGCCTACGGCGCGAAGGGGCTGGCCCGCTTCCGCTTCGTGGTCCTGCCCGGGGCGATGCCCTTCGTGTTCTCCGGCCTCCGCACCGCCACCGGCACCGCCGTCGTGGTGGTCACCGCGGTCGAGTTCACCGGCGCCACCACCACGGGCCTCGGCTATCTGATCTGGAACTCCTGGCAGCTGTTCATCCCCGAGAAGCTGTACGTGGGACTGGTGGTCATCGGCCTGATCGGCGCCGTGGTCACCACCGTCCTCAGCCGCTCCGAGAAGCTGCTGCTGCCCTGGCGCCGTGAGCGCTGACCCCTCCCTCGACACAAGGACACCCATGCGACGTCGCACCCTGCTCTCCCTCGCCCCCGCCGCCGCGCTCGGCGGCGCCCTCGCCGCCTGCGGGCCCGCCGTCACCGGGGAGGACCCCGGCGACGGCGCCGCCTCCGGCACCGTGCGCGTGGGCCACCTGCCTTCCTCGCTGTTCGCCCCGCTGTACGTCGCGGACGCGAAGGGATTCTTCGCCGACGCCGGGATCACCGTCGAGCTCACCCCGCTGAAGTCCGGTCAGGACGGCATCCCGATGCTCGCGAACGACCAGCTCGACGTGATGATCGCCGGCTTCAGCGCCGGCATGTTCAACGCTCTCGACCAGGGCCTCGCGTTCAAGGTCGTCGGCTCCATGGGCATCTCGCCCGGGGACCCCGAGAACTCGCCCACCGCCCTCGAGGTGAGCCAGGAGCTGATCGACAGCAGCGAGGTCACCACCATCGCAGACCTCGCGGGCCGCACCATCGGCGTCGCCGGCGGCGCCGGGGCGACCGGCAGCTACCTCCTCGCGGCGATGCTGGAGGAGGACGGTCTGACCCTGAACGACGTCGAGATCTCCAACCTCTCCACCCCGGATCAGGAGCCCGCCCTGACCAACGGCTCGATCGATGCGGCGACCCCGTCGGCCCCCTTCTCCACCGCGATGGAGGAGGCAGGGGTGGCCTCCCCGCTCGCCGTCCCGGCCGAGGGCACCACCGGCACCGGGGTGCTCTACTCGGAGACCTTCCTCGAGGCCGAGCTCGCCCAGCCCTTCTTCACCGCCCTGGCGCAGGGGTCCCGGGAGCTCGCGGCCGATGGCGAGCAGAGCGACGAGGTGTACCAGATCCTCGCCGACACCCTCGGGCAGGAGATCGAGGTGCTGAAGTCCGCCCCGATGTACTCCTACCTCCCGGATCTCGCTCCCCAGCCCGATCAGCTCGAGGCCATGCAGTCGGTGTGGCTCGAGTCCGGGCAGATCACCTACTCCGAGCCGCTGGACGTGGCAGGCGTGGTCGAGGCCCGCTTCGCCGAGGGCGCCACGGCCTGAGGAGGCGCACGATGGCCGGCTCCGCTCCCCGCCCACCCACCCGCCGCCGCGACGCGGCGCTGCTGCGCTGGACCAGACTGCCCGGGGTCGCCGCCGGCGTGCTCGGCACCCTCGCCGGAGGCGTGCTGGTGGTGATCGCGGCCCTGGTGGTGCTGATCGCCCTCTGAGAGCGCGGCGCCGTGCCGCGCCCACGGGGCAGGGCGGTGAGGTGTCGGCGGCGCGTGAGCGCTCAGATCCAGCCCTGGCGGCGCGCGATCGCGACCGCCTCGTGTCGGTTCGCGGCCTGCAGCTTCGCCTGGGCGCTGGAGAGATAGTTGCGCACGGTGCCCTCGGCGAGGTGCGCGCGGCGCGCGATCTGCTCGATCGCCGCGCCGTCGGCCGCGAACTCGAGCACGTCGGCCTCGCGCGGCGTGAGCGGGGAGTCGCCCGAGGAGATCGTCTCCGCCGCGAGCTCGGGATCGATCGCGCGCCGCCCCGCGGCCACCGCGCGCACCGCCGCGGCCAGCTGGTCCGCGCCGGTGGTCTTCGGCAGGAATCCCAGCACGCCCTGCGCGAGCGCCCGCTTGAGGTAGCCGGGCCGGGCGTGCGAGGTGAGGATCAGGCAGCGCGTGGCGGGGGAGAGCTCCGCGATCCGGGCGGCGAGCTCGAGGCCGTCGCCGTCGGGCAGCTGCAGGTCCAGCACCGCGACATCGGGCTGCTCGGCCTCGGCCAGGCGCGCACCGTCCGCGACCGTCGCCGCCTCGCCGCGCACCTCCAGATCGGAGTCGAGGGAGAGCATCGTGGCGAGCGCGGAGCGGATCAGGTTCTCGTCGTCGACGAGGATCACGCGCAGCGTGGCGGGGGAGTCGGAGGTCATCGGGTCCCTTCCGGGGCATCGAAGCGGACATCGAGGGTGAAGACGCCGCCCTGGCGGCGCACGTCGAGCGAGGAACCGGCGCCCAGGCGCTCGCGCATCCCGGTCAGCCCACTGCCCTCGGCCACCGTGTCATCGCCCGGTGCTCCGTCGTTGACCAGCGTGAGACCGCCGGCGCCCAGCGTGATGGTGATGGTCGAGGGGTCGGCGTGGCGCAGGATGTTGGTGCCGCCCTCCCGCAGCACCCAGGCGGCGGTGTCGCGGTGCTGGGCCGGGACGTCGTCGGCGTCGCCGTGCACGGTGACCCCGGCGCGGGCCGAGCGCAGCAGGGAGGCGGTGCCCTGCAGCTCGGTCGCCAGATCTGCCTCGCGGTAGCCGCGCACCAGGGCGCGGATCTCGGCGAGGGAGGCGCGGGCGATCTGTGCGACCTCACGCCCGTGCTCGACGGCGCGGGAGTCCTCCCGCTCGGCGAGCTGGGCGACCAGTTCGGCCTTCACCGCGATCACCGACAGGTCCCGCCCGGTGACGTCGTGCAGATCGCGGGCGAAGCGCAGGCGCTCTTCGGCCACGGCGAGCCGGGCCTGCGCGTCGCGGGCGTCGTCGAGCTCGCGCACCATCGCGGCCAGCCACAGGGACAGGCGGATGCTCAGCACGAGACCGGCGACGAGCGCGCCGACGGCGATGGCCTCGGTGCCGGAGTGCCCGAGCAGCGCCGCGATCATCCCGGTCGCAACGGCGCCGACGGCACCGACCTCCCATCGCCACCGGACGATCGCCGACGCGATCAGCAGGGAGAGCGAGATCAGCAGCACCTCATCCCCGTCGTCGCCGATCAGCTGCATGATCGCGAGGACCACGGTCAGCAGGGCGGTCGCAGCGAGGGTCCAGTCGGACGGGAGCCGCCCCACGTGCGGCAGGTCCCAGCGATCCCGGTCGGCCGGCAGCTCCGCCCGCGACCACCCGGCCAGGGCACGGTGACCGGACCAGGCGCTCAGGGCGATCTGCGCGATCAGCACCGCGGTGGCGGCGGGATGGAGCACCAGCAGCTCGGGCACCCTCGTGTCCAGCAGCAGCGCCACGCCCAGCGGGATCAGCACGATCAGCACGACGACGGACCACGCCGTGTAGGCGTAGAACACGCTCCACTGCCGCCCGGTGCTGGTCTCCACGACTGTCCTCTCCTCGGCGCTCGACGGGTCGACGACCTGGTGCGAAGCGTATCCGCTCACACGATGGCGGTCAGGAACAGGCTGCCGAAGACGCCGAAGAGGATGCCCCAGGCGATGATCGAGATGCCCATCCAGAGGTAGACCCGCCGCTTCGCGGCGCCGAGGGCGACCAGGGTGGGGGCGGTGATCTGCGAAGGGACGAGGAGCGGGCCCAGCATGCTCACCCCCGGCACCCCGTACTTC encodes the following:
- a CDS encoding dihydrofolate reductase family protein, yielding MTRYRFYTATSLDGFLADEHDSLDWLLSQPTGEESILPYDAFVAEVGAIITGRTTYDWVLEHDGTVDGAWVYTQPTFLFTHRPPEPAREGVTAVSGDPAAHRAAIEEAADGKDVWIVGGGDLAAECARAGMLDEVFVSIAPVTLGAGRPLMGGQLDLELLAHGTNGALLEARYRVLGARG
- the tadA gene encoding tRNA adenosine(34) deaminase TadA, which gives rise to MTDDELMGLALDQARTAADREPADVPIGAVVVGADGEVLARAGNRREADEDPTAHAEILALRAAARATGRWNLTGTTLAVTLEPCTMCAGAIVLSRVQRVVVGAMDPKAGAAGSLYDLVREPRLNHRVELTTGVREQECGDLLRGFFRARRGARAR
- a CDS encoding ABC transporter ATP-binding protein; protein product: MSPHPTSRAAAPPGAVVAEDVSKVFFSGTDPVWALEDFSLTLEPGSFTCIVGPSGCGKSTFLRILGGLEGRTVGTVAMPDEGHRIPAAFVFQEHGVFPWMTVRDNVAFGLRMTGTGAAERRRTADDWLSRVRLADFADSYPHQLSGGMRQRVAIARAFATGSPVLLMDEPLGALDAQTRMLMQEELIALWEAERKTVLMVTHDIDEALVLSDRVIVMSGRPGTLREDITVPFNRPRSFEIERDPEYGALRSRIWELLREDARRAEETA
- a CDS encoding helix-turn-helix transcriptional regulator, which translates into the protein MTGTDPLRRLLDAVLRADGASLEEMAADAHLSPFHFQRTVRRRAGESPSAMRRRVRLEQAAWSLQHGTSVTDAAFAAGYDSVDGFSRAFRRAYGCAPSDLPSRGERGHWLPAPNGIHFHSPTALYIDAGRAHEHSSGDALMLLVQHDLDDIDALLAVAAELPQEALGAVRLPGSRPRGFDGPDETLTQVMRHLVVSREPWLASIAGEGEPDLRGPDDPASLRERHRLTAPCWLAMVRDVERRGAWQDAIVDALCEPPESFLLSQIVAHELTFSTHRRQLARWMLAEAGADLRLPHLDPDPILWHRRRTGDQP
- a CDS encoding response regulator transcription factor; translation: MTSDSPATLRVILVDDENLIRSALATMLSLDSDLEVRGEAATVADGARLAEAEQPDVAVLDLQLPDGDGLELAARIAELSPATRCLILTSHARPGYLKRALAQGVLGFLPKTTGADQLAAAVRAVAAGRRAIDPELAAETISSGDSPLTPREADVLEFAADGAAIEQIARRAHLAEGTVRNYLSSAQAKLQAANRHEAVAIARRQGWI
- a CDS encoding ABC transporter substrate-binding protein, whose product is MRRRTLLSLAPAAALGGALAACGPAVTGEDPGDGAASGTVRVGHLPSSLFAPLYVADAKGFFADAGITVELTPLKSGQDGIPMLANDQLDVMIAGFSAGMFNALDQGLAFKVVGSMGISPGDPENSPTALEVSQELIDSSEVTTIADLAGRTIGVAGGAGATGSYLLAAMLEEDGLTLNDVEISNLSTPDQEPALTNGSIDAATPSAPFSTAMEEAGVASPLAVPAEGTTGTGVLYSETFLEAELAQPFFTALAQGSRELAADGEQSDEVYQILADTLGQEIEVLKSAPMYSYLPDLAPQPDQLEAMQSVWLESGQITYSEPLDVAGVVEARFAEGATA
- a CDS encoding sensor histidine kinase, whose amino-acid sequence is METSTGRQWSVFYAYTAWSVVVLIVLIPLGVALLLDTRVPELLVLHPAATAVLIAQIALSAWSGHRALAGWSRAELPADRDRWDLPHVGRLPSDWTLAATALLTVVLAIMQLIGDDGDEVLLISLSLLIASAIVRWRWEVGAVGAVATGMIAALLGHSGTEAIAVGALVAGLVLSIRLSLWLAAMVRELDDARDAQARLAVAEERLRFARDLHDVTGRDLSVIAVKAELVAQLAEREDSRAVEHGREVAQIARASLAEIRALVRGYREADLATELQGTASLLRSARAGVTVHGDADDVPAQHRDTAAWVLREGGTNILRHADPSTITITLGAGGLTLVNDGAPGDDTVAEGSGLTGMRERLGAGSSLDVRRQGGVFTLDVRFDAPEGTR
- a CDS encoding ABC transporter permease, giving the protein MSTRPRTRPNPRSAVADDDRAQRTLTAARAQRARERRLTTRDLVLSIATPILLLLLWEVSARALLIDPRFFPPPTRILAAAGEMLRTGELWEHTAPTLMRLLVGGGLGALVGIGVGLLMGSSRALNAALGPLFSALYPLPKIAIFPILLMIFGPTELPKIIAVFITTFFIMQINTVSGVWAIDRKLLEAGTAYGAKGLARFRFVVLPGAMPFVFSGLRTATGTAVVVVTAVEFTGATTTGLGYLIWNSWQLFIPEKLYVGLVVIGLIGAVVTTVLSRSEKLLLPWRRER